aatatgaaacttatttatgttataaaattatcataccATCGCTGCCCCATTAATGAATGTTTTCATATCGTATTTCCCTGTTATTCAATTCTTTCAGCTCGAgcttttactaatatttcgAGAAACTCCTAAGCGACgagttcataaaatatttgtgttgtgTTCTAGGTCGGGCACGGTCTACACCTCCTGCATCCAATCTTCAGATGTTACACATACAGCGATCGGGTCAAGGCCGTTTGTCGACAACTAGGCTTCATAGAACCAGCTGTCGTACAGAGCatgtacatttacaaaaatccCGGGATCGGTGGAGAAGGTAACATTAtgtgataatttatttgttcaagACCCTTTAGTTCacgtatttttttgtgttatttagataaatggattcatttaaatatacggGAAAGCaaagctaaaaaaaatttaatacctattttatatctgccaaatatatatgatataaatctGTTTCTGCTTTATAGTATTTTGGGACGGCCttgctatttaattttacgaaaaCTCTGTTGGCAAACAAtcgatttagttaaaaaatatccttGTAGTGAAGCCTCATCAGGACATTACATATCTACACACTGATCCTGTTGCACCTATTGGATTTTGGATTGCTTTACAAGATGCGACAATCCAAAATGGTTGTCTTTGGATTTCTCCGGGATCTCACAAATCAGGTGTACATAGGAGAATGACGATAACAGAAGATGGGACCCTGGAATATGACCGACCAGCTCCAATATACCCACAATCCAGTTTTACGCCAGTACCTGTCAGTAAAGGTAATTATCAAGGTCAAAAGTCAGATTATAATCACACACACATTAAAAAGGTTAgaacaacaattttaatattaaatattttccacaACTTTACTAAAAGATTCTTTAAGAGCGAGAAAcgcatttttgttttaaaaagtaaaaagtttcttaatataactgtcatattattattgacagGCACCTGCATATTACTGCATGGTAATGTGGTCCACAAGAGCGCACACAATAGTTCGGATAAGAGTCGGCACGCCTACACGTTTCATATCATTGAGAGAAAAGACAACAACTTCTCACAAGATAATTGGCTTCAAGAGGGCAAGGAGGCACCgttcgtaaatatttacacaACTTCGCAGATAGAATAATGAATATACTATTTTCGACATGATACATTTTGATTcttatgattataatttatatttgggTTGAACGTAGAAAAATATCTGAGGACATCTTACATGACATTATTAACGTTTAGTTACGACCGATTATAGTTTTGCTTATAGCACATTCCTTACGATGCTTTCCTACACTGTTTGAGCAAGTGTGAATTAcgcatatagaaaaaaaaaagttggtATAGCCGGTGTCTGAACAAACCTCAGCTTTCCTTAGCAACTTTTCTGAGTCCATAACCAATTCATCTCGCCATGACTCATAGAGATTAAGTAAGGTGTAATGATACTCCTGAACGTGCAACGAGGAATTAATTTATGCTTCGAGTAGACGATTATGAGTTACTTGTGAAATGtactcattattttttaatcatatggAGAACAAAAAAAGCATAAGCGTCGACGTTACTGACATTTTAGTTGACGTCGATTTatacctttttaaaaaaatactacgtATAGCTTCGTTCGTCTGAATCGTAAGGGAGGTAAATGTCTACATCTTGTAACGATTACGATGGAGTTTGGAATATGAAAGAGGGTTCTAGAAAGTTATTCAATCATAAAGTATTAGAGGTTGGTAAACGttgtttaatagttttattatgcGACGGTTTAGAGGGCGATGTTAAACCGATTTTTCATGTATTCCTATTATTTGCCAAGTTGCATGGAAAATTACTTTGAAATCTACATCATACTCCATCACGACAGTTAAGTGTTGGTTAATAttgaagattttaaatatgcttTACTATTTACCCTTACTTTTTCTCAaagtctatttaaatatagatcgGATTAATTTCACTTGTTGTAATAGGactttattagtattttagtaACTGAGTTATATCCCGTGAATCTTATTAACTTCTTGCATAAGTTTTCTTATTAAACTCAACTTATCatataataagttttcttCGATGCAACCTTTAGATGCTTATTCCTGGAAAATAGTGTTCGCTGAATCGAAATAAGGATTTGCGTCGTAGATTTTTAACGTGATGTAAGTCGCATTTGCTCACttgttagtttttataaatatccaatataaatataggtatggaaatacatttgtatttaGTAATACTCAGAGTGgttcatttaattatctataggatttaattagattttacatCAAAAACTGTgcataaaagatttaaatcaaatgtttAGTTAACTAATTCGTTTCCATGGCAGCGAATACTTTTAATGAACGACTCTGAGTCAGAAACTAAGTTCTGGTGTAAATCCGATGGTAATTCGCGCtaccatatattatttattaatatttttcattatcttTTGTTAGAGACCTCAGTCCTTTTGATGAGATTAATCAAAAACCTGATAAACCTGTGTCAGCTTGATGTAAGTTATTTGATTaaggtttaaaaatatcataccCGCTATTAGCGATTACacttgtgatattttttaataaagattcttattttgtctattgttgttttaatttttatattttaccattTGCTTAAAGCcaacagtaaaaaatattacgaatttaCCCTTTGCCTGACAAATCTCGCGATTAAACTTGggcgttttaaatttaatatgaatcaTTAGTTTATGAAATGGTATACATATTAGCTTCTGCAAGCTTGTTATCCGTCTCTAGTGCTCTCGGTAATTGATGGGAGCATTTCATCAGGGCCagacttttatattaattttctctaCAGGCAAGTAGTTAGATATCTTACATCGATGCACAATGTGATAGCATACATCGATAAAATCCACAGTTGCACACTACTCTTAGTACACATCAAGGGGCTTATTAAGagctttcttaaaataatccaGTTGAGATGCTAATTAGTTTAGGTTGTTAAttcaatagtattttttcGTGCCATAACCTTAATCGTTGGAATCGCAAGACTGGACGAAAGAATTTTGGAATACATGTTTATACCTAATTGAACTCAGCCCAAAGACATCTTTTTCTTGATAGCGTCATCCTGACTAAATAATAACAGttcatagaatatttttaaatggcttaatttttacatacttattataaatttaaaaatacctatgATTTTAGAAACAACAGCAGAGgagaataatatatagaattcaTAGATGATAAGAGAtagaagataatatttattatctttgaattacaattaatactatttatatacaattcatatatattttaaaatgaagaaCCAGATGGGGTGttaatgttttagtttttatctatatttattcctAGAGAATGGTTATCTGTGTAATTCATTAtgctatatttaatacaattatcaGAAGCACGAACGAGCAATCGTGGACCCAAGCATCATTACCAATCCGTTATGGTGGTTTGGGGATTCGCAAAATTTCCAGTGTCGCTTTACCAGCCTTCCTATCTTCTGTCCATAGTTCAGCAAATCTCATAAGTCAAATTTTAAGGGCATCCCCTTCAAACTTTGAGATTGCTGGCTTGGAAGAAGCTAGAAACGCTTTCTTAATTGCATGCCCAGGtcaaaattttccattttctcTAAATTCACAGAGGAGCTGGGATGACATAGACAGTAAAATGACTTATGACAATCTTTTGAGCCGTAGTACAGGTTCAGCACGTGCTAGGCTTTTGGCCGTGGGTACGCATGAGGCCGGTTATTGGCTTCACGCTTACCCTTCGTCAAATACAGGAACATTTCTTGAACCTGACACGCTCCGAATCGCAACCTGTCTGCGGCTTGGGGTACCGGTCTGCGCTCCTCATActtgtccctgtggcagtgatgTCGACAAACTAGGACATCACGGACtatcatgtcaaaaaagtGCTGGCCGCTTCTCGAGACATGCCGCACTCAACGATATCATACATCGGTCCCTTGCCACCGTCAACGTGCCTAATCTACTTGAGCCGACTGGAATTGctagagacgatggcaagagaccggacggtatgagtttgattccatggaagatgggtcgggttttggtatgggatgccacctgttcagacacactggccccttccaatcttcatggaactaacgagagagctggtgcggcttgtgatgcggctgaaaaagctaaagtctgcaaatacaggggtctaggctctgaatatgattttgtcccattcggtgtcgagacccttggtccgtggggtcctagcgcattaaagctttttagggaattatcaaaaaggtttgtcgacatcacaggagaacgaagagctggcagctacctcacacaaagaattagtctagctattcaaagggggaacgctgctagtatcttcggaaccttgcctaaagggactccttttaataatattttttaataattaaattttaaggttagttattagatatatttttagtttgtaattgtatattaatatatttactaggtGATGTCATGACAAGCAACAAtgcatgtaataaaaaattaacttttaattaaaatattaaattttatatgttcttAACATTTGGACATTTCGATACAAaaaattgaacaaaaataaacgttttttagAATGCTATGAGAGAATAATGTCATAGTTTGTACGCGAAACAGTCAAATTTTGCTTCATTCGCGAGGTCAGGTACGAATTTTCATACGAATTGAACGAACGAAATCTCATTAACGCTAAGGTCACGTGACAACTAGAACGGGTTTGACGTCATATATTGAAAGCAATGCATCTGTTGTAGGTTTTCAATAGGCTCGCAATAAGACTTCATGGTAGGTCCTAAGGTCataacattgttattttttaaggtaCCCACCCTGCTTATGATGAATACGtatcaatattattacctattttgtaattgctaaaacaaaaataatgcaaaCGGTCCTATCTCATGTCATTCAACccgatataatattttttttgttaacaacCAAATTTTTAgtctaatgttattttaacattggattattttcaatattatgcatgttgaatatttgtaaaatacaaaaattaaagttgGGAACTCTATAGCAGTTTCATATTATAGTTTTCAAGTTGCTGCTGGGTTGGTGATGGTGCAGGTGTTGAACCATCCTGTATCGTATAACCTCGCTATTGTTCTACTAGGTATTTGAGGACATTGACCCTAAAGTTTAAAGAACAATCTCATTACTACAATGCGTTATCCGATAAAGTTATTCGGAAAAGAGTCAGTGGACGCAGTAgataagagaaaaaaatatttatgttgcaTTATTATGGAACAAATTATTTCTCGATGCGTAATTAATGTGTTTTATGCTAATAAGACAAGCTTAATGTGGTGGACGGGCCATTGGGATAAGAATATTTAGGGTTAGAACGCTTGGGGTTTAGTCGACCGAGTTTCGTACAAATGTCTTGATACTTCAAGAACTCATTAGTATTAAGCAGCGTCTGTCTTCAACACTACTATATATTGGCGTAGTGATCAGTCCATTGAACGCCTTGTCGTCTAACGAAGGTGGAAGGCAGTAGACTTCGCGGAAGGTTAACTTCGCGTTGGACTGACCCGATCGACTCAGCCGTAGGAGGTTGCAATGATTGCAGAAAGCTGATTTAATAGGCAACGATGGCGAAACGTCATGTAACGTATCACATCTGCCCCTTCttatactactactacatTGCGATCACGACCGCTTTGTCAATAATGTAGCGGATAAGAAGATAAGCAGGTGATCTCGCGTGTCAAGTGCTAGTTGATGTACATTTGATTTAGacgttccaaataagctatttattacttattggtaggataaaaagtattgttgcgtttcacgactgtcaggtagcgcgaaatttcttcggaacttttatcttccgaataatttatgtgttgcatagctacaataaattattttttggtactttattcatacattgtgaaacatacCCTAAACAACACAAAGAGTTATAACACAattggttatatttttagtaactgACTTTCGTCCAGCCCAAAGCCCTgacaatacattattttattttattgaattagatttatttgaactatgttgtatttttgttaagtaGCTAAAGTAAATCTGACTtggcttttaatatttatgtccTAACACCAAGACATAGtgagatttaaattttatccgtttttatataaaatattgctcGCAACATATTGTACTTACGTACTCGCAACTGtacaagaataaataaaatatgtttattttttcaaagaagTACCTCGGTCAtgacctcagatttatgtaccCATTTTCTTTGATCAATTTTGTATGGCCTATATACAGTCGATGTTAGGCTCTTAactatattttcctttacgGTATGAGTGAGTATTATGTGCGTCGATTGGTGCACTGTCGGGACTCGATTGCTCACCCTGAGTTGAGAGAGGCGGACCATGATTAAAACAACtcttatacaaatttagtaataatataatttttgctaCATTTGAGTCACAGTTCTTTCACTTTTATTCTTCTTAATAGCGATGAGGCAGCCATTATCCTATGAACGTTTACTATGCAAGGAAATGTAGGAAAAAAACTGATAAAGGTAAAAGCGGTcacaatagaaataaaaaatatgaaaaagaatCCAACCGAAATAATCATAAAAGAGGGTTACATTATCCGCATAGAGCAAGCAATAAATGTGGAGGTCGTAGTTTACTATAGATATCGGTGATACGAAGGGGCGTTCACTCTACCAGAGGAAGTAGCATATCAGTGGAAGCTCAGCAGCCGTTTGAACAGCACATACAATGCATTTGAGGCTAGCATTTCTTCTGCTCCTAATCGCCTACTTGCAATGTAAGTACAAACAATACTAAAATGCAATCAGCGAATTTGCTTtgcaattttaaaacagttaattGTTAGTCACCTAGTGGTATTACTGTTCTAgtatttatagttaattaaagttcatgaaaactaaaatatagaaaaattatattctataatgatttttgttatcattataGAATGATACTTACTCTTTCGACCTTAACCAACTGAAACAAGAAAAGAATTTATGCGAATTCCAAAAAACAgacacaataaattttatatgcataGTCAATATATAAATGCCGGGTTATATGAAAACTTCAAGTTATAAGTAATCAGTCTTTTTACGCTGAATTACTTTGTCTCTATTGTCTATTCATAACTCATTAGGGTAACACAATTCGATAGCGACCCACTGACCCTAAAATACCGATATGCTTTTATGTCAATGAATTTGTTCACATTTCATATTGCGTTCTGTTATTTCTACCAGCTGTCCGCGATTTTGGGTAACATAAaactatgttatttttaatctaaattaacAATCAATTCTATCATTCtatcaaaaaaacaaagagtCAGATCTGTGTTgcttgtatttatattgctttTTGTTTCTCGAAACAGCGTTTTATGTTGGAGCTGTCGCAGCAGTATAAGTGTACGGTTAATACCAAAtcaataataagtattaattactaaaattgattaaaaacagtttaaaaaataaaaatccctGGCTTTTCGGATAGGTATGACCTGTTTAAAGCGAAACGATagctttacatttttaattaaatttattgttgcCCGCGTTGGAATAGAACCTTTGAAGAAATAagagacaataaaaaaataattaaaattaataagagaaatttaaaatgctGATATATAGGAAATGAATAGCTTATCTCGCTTTAATATCGTATTTATCTTATACGATCATAAAgcgtatattttaaagtatatatgtattttaatctattgTAGTacgtaaatttttgttttagggACACATGCTTGTGAGCCGGGCCAATCTCAAAATGGCTGCAAAATTTACGGATCATCCTGTATTTGTGGCTATGGTTGCAAAACTGAgtacatttacaaaaaccGACGTGTTTGTCTGACTGCACTACGAGGTAAcgctattaataattaaattcttaattcgAATGCCGAATGAAACGAAAGATACAATTTCTTCTATCCTGCAATTCAtggaaaatacataaatatagacTGATTTCACTCATTCATGACTGATTTATTGCAGTGGACACAGAGACTAATCGAGGGTTGTGACCGCTCTAGGCTATTTATCAGGATGCGcccctttatttttttcaagtttaatagtttgtaatttatttgtttgtcactttctatgtacatttttaactGCAACAAACTTTGGGGGTTCTGTCAGAAATATAGTGCTCAACCTCGgtgttagattttaaaatctgCGGCAAATGGGCGCACTCTACTGCAAAGGTTTCTCGTGAATCATTGGCATTTATTAGTTCTATTTTGGTCTCTTTACTTAGATTTTTTTCGAGTTTGACAGATTTTTAGTACCGGCGCTTCTTCGTGTAATTTGGATAGTCTAGTTGATATATTCCGGGGATAATGCTGGCGAAGAAGCTATTTCAGCGCACACCCCTCTAGATCCTAGGCTGCACCCTAATTAGCCTAAGTCTTAATCGGGCCCTAAGTACATGTGAATCTCATATAATTACTTGCTTGTAACATATGTTGCGATATTTCAAATGGTGGACATACCAAAGCTTCACAATGCAAACATGGTTcctaaatattacattatattgtaGCTACTgctaaaagtaaatttttaggaTCCATATAACAGCCATATAACTGGACCTTCCAtggttataattaagttttgggattaacttttttattgttattttattgtttaatggcctgtaacaagataaaaaaaacagcgtGTGATCTGAAGAAAGAGGTTCGACGTTTGAATCACgaccttatttttatttgctaatCAAATTAccctataattaaaactaaggcTAGTCTGTTCAATAATAatctgttaataattattcaactcTATAGGTTCTCAATTAAATGGCATTTCAGGCAAAGTCACTTTACCACTTAGTTTTTTTCGGCTTAACGCAATAAACAACAACGAATAAAACAATAGTAAATTTAGGGAAAAGTTATGTTCAATTTTCGAACATAAATTTCCTCTCTCAGTAACTTTATatcctttatatttaaaaaatgtaaaaatatatagcgaCGTATATACCTAAAATAATACCGTTAAATAGATATTTGCACACAACCTGTATTATTATAGGCCACAGCAAACACATCAGAAATTTACGTACGTAATTAATTctacacaataatatataaccaaAATAGATACCGGCCTTTGGCAGCTATTGCTATAATTGCTAAATTACATCTGATATTGTAATCACTTGTTGCACTGTACTGCATCTGCGGTTAGGTGAAAATTGCCGGATGTTGCATTTTGACCCATTTAGCCTAAATAGTCATCAAAATTGACCCATTTAAATCGTTGTTAGGGACCAAAGAGGTACATTGATTGGCTGTTGTATAGAAACGGATTGAACATTTAGAACTCGAAGTTGTTCGTTGATAATAAACAGTTGCTGATGGAAGTTAGTTGAATAAATTCTCTTCAATCGGAAGCTAAAcagaattttgatttaaatcatcaaataattgGATAAATAAGATAAGgcgattaaaattattttcgtatttATTAGGCaacgattatatttttatacgtataattaattataggaTTATACTGGCGAAATAAGGAGATTTTTTaccaattgtatttttttaaacttatagagttatatctttaaacgagcaattcttgtatatatctcgggatcggctccaacgattttcatgaaatttagtatacggggggtttcgggggcgataaatcgatctagctaggaataaatgatagaaaataacaaaaaggtggtgtttgagtagtcccaatttaaactgaaaaatgaatcttcctgacatctatcggcgaataataattctattttttttaaattgctttaacgacacaacaacactaaagctattccagcatatataatctatattgttcatatttcatcattttattagtatgtaattcgtacttatatataatatccaaaatcacaatttataaaaaaaaataccgagcaaagctcggccatccaggtactattaTCTGAAATGTCATTCGTTGCACAATATTATTCGATTTTTGGTACTGTTTTATGACTTTTGACACCTTTATTTCCATAATCTCAGAAAGGAATTCAAATGTATGTGCTCGGATGCCTTG
Above is a genomic segment from Pieris rapae chromosome Z, ilPieRapa1.1, whole genome shotgun sequence containing:
- the LOC110999609 gene encoding phytanoyl-CoA dioxygenase domain-containing protein 1, which gives rise to MHETIRNQLERDGFAVLEDFLRPAECDELVAAGIELTKQIQDGAHRTVFSASSFNPASKDKYFLESSDKIRFFFETNALDENGELKVDPSIALNKVGHGLHLLHPIFRCYTYSDRVKAVCRQLGFIEPAVVQSMYIYKNPGIGGEVKPHQDITYLHTDPVAPIGFWIALQDATIQNGCLWISPGSHKSGVHRRMTITEDGTLEYDRPAPIYPQSSFTPVPVSKGTCILLHGNVVHKSAHNSSDKSRHAYTFHIIERKDNNFSQDNWLQEGKEAPFVNIYTTSQIE